From Vicugna pacos chromosome 6, VicPac4, whole genome shotgun sequence, a single genomic window includes:
- the HAUS2 gene encoding HAUS augmin-like complex subunit 2 isoform X2, with product MASIRGCTPWRQKMADMLNISKKSDSCFVNFSRLQQITDIQAEIYQKNLEIELLRLEKDTADVVHPSFLAQKCHTLQSMNNHLEAVLKEKRSLRQRLLKPMCQENLPIEAVYHRYMVHLLELAVTFIERLENHLETIRNIPHLDANLKKMSMALAKMDILVTETEELAENILKWREQQGEVSSSIPKILAEENFLHNRDVIISPLPFTSKVSVQTINTK from the exons ATGGCGTCAATAAGGGGGTGCACACCGTGGCGACAGAAGATGGCT GATATGTTAAATATATCTAAGAAATCAGATTCTTGCTTTGTGAACTTCTCCAGACTACAGCAGATCACAGATATTCAAGCTGAAATCTATCAG AAAAACCTGGAAATTGAACTCCTAAGACTAGAAAAAGATACAGCAGATGTTGTCCATCCTTCTTTTCTGG CTCAGAAGTGTCATACTCTGCAAAGCATGAATAATCATTTGGAAGCGGTCCTCAAAGAGAAGCGGTCCCTCAGGCAAAGACTGTTGAAACCCATGTGCCAAGAAAACTTGCCTATTGAAGCTGTTTATCACAG ATACATGGTACATTTATTGGAATTGGCAGTAACTTTCATTGAGAGATTAGAAAACCATCTTGAAACAATTAGAAATATCCCTCATTTAGAtgcaaatctaaaaaaaatg AGCATGGCTTTAGCAAAGATGGATATTTTGGTGACTGAGACAGAAGAACTGGCAGAGAATATACTGAAGTGGCGAGAACAACAGGGGGAAGTCTCCTCTAGTATCCCCAAAATATTAGCTGAAGAAAATTTTCTTCATAACCGTGATGTTATCATATCTCCTTTACCTTTTACTTCTAAAGTTAGTGTCCAAACTATTAATACCAAGTAA
- the HAUS2 gene encoding HAUS augmin-like complex subunit 2 isoform X1: MAAENPWDPASAPNAAGLLLGHFVASGVVTQDMLNISKKSDSCFVNFSRLQQITDIQAEIYQKNLEIELLRLEKDTADVVHPSFLAQKCHTLQSMNNHLEAVLKEKRSLRQRLLKPMCQENLPIEAVYHRYMVHLLELAVTFIERLENHLETIRNIPHLDANLKKMSMALAKMDILVTETEELAENILKWREQQGEVSSSIPKILAEENFLHNRDVIISPLPFTSKVSVQTINTK, from the exons ATGGCTGCGGAGAACCCCTGGGACCCAGCGTCCGCGCCTAACGCTGCCGGGCTGCTGCTGGGCCATTTCGTGGCTTCAGGGGTGGTCACTCAG GATATGTTAAATATATCTAAGAAATCAGATTCTTGCTTTGTGAACTTCTCCAGACTACAGCAGATCACAGATATTCAAGCTGAAATCTATCAG AAAAACCTGGAAATTGAACTCCTAAGACTAGAAAAAGATACAGCAGATGTTGTCCATCCTTCTTTTCTGG CTCAGAAGTGTCATACTCTGCAAAGCATGAATAATCATTTGGAAGCGGTCCTCAAAGAGAAGCGGTCCCTCAGGCAAAGACTGTTGAAACCCATGTGCCAAGAAAACTTGCCTATTGAAGCTGTTTATCACAG ATACATGGTACATTTATTGGAATTGGCAGTAACTTTCATTGAGAGATTAGAAAACCATCTTGAAACAATTAGAAATATCCCTCATTTAGAtgcaaatctaaaaaaaatg AGCATGGCTTTAGCAAAGATGGATATTTTGGTGACTGAGACAGAAGAACTGGCAGAGAATATACTGAAGTGGCGAGAACAACAGGGGGAAGTCTCCTCTAGTATCCCCAAAATATTAGCTGAAGAAAATTTTCTTCATAACCGTGATGTTATCATATCTCCTTTACCTTTTACTTCTAAAGTTAGTGTCCAAACTATTAATACCAAGTAA